The genomic window GGAACCGCAACGCGAACGCGAGCGACTTGCGTCCCTCGCCGACCTGTTCGCCCTCGAACACGTCGAACAGGCGAATGTCCTCGAGCAGGTCACCGCCGCCGGTGCGGAGCGCGGCTTCGACGTCGGCCGCCGGGACGGTGGCGTCGACGACCACGGCGACGTCCTGCAGGACCGCCGGGAACGGCGAGATCCGCGGCGCCGGAAGCACCTCGGTGACCGGCAGGGCGTCGAGGTCGATCTCGACGGCACACGTGCGTGCCGGGAGACCGGCCCGCTCGAGCACCGCCGGATGCAGCTCACCGGCGTGACCGACGACAGTGCCGTCGAACACGACCTCGGCGCAACGGCCCGGATGCCACGGAAGGTACTGCGCGGCGCGCAGCTCCACCGTCACCCCGGCCGCGTCGGCGATCGTCCGAACGGCCTCGAACGCGTCGGACGCGTCGGCGGCGCGACCGGTACCCCACGGCCCCGACGGTTCCCGCAGACCCGACAGCACCACCGCAACGTGCAGCGGCTGCGCCGGCAGCGACGCCAGCAGCTGGGCGATCTGCTCGTCGGTGGGCCGACGGTCCACCGGCAGCGCGGCAACCGGCTTCGTGTCGGCGCCGGGCTGCACGATCTGCGCGACACCGTACAGCGCCAGGTCCCGCTGGCCGCGGGACACGTTGCGTGCCAGCACTTCCAGCATGCCGGGCAGCAGCGTCGTCCCCAGTTCGGGACGATCCGCCTCGAGCGGGTTGAGGACCTTGGTGGTGTTGCGGCGCGGGTCGTCGGCGTCCAGGCCCCACACGTCGAACACGGCGTGCGGCAGGAACACCGGCGGCAGCACCTCGACGTGCCCGGTCGCGGCGAGCATCCGACCGACGGCGCGGCGACGACGCTGCTGCGGGGTGAGACCACGTCCGGCGGGGGCGTGCGGCAGCACCGACGGGATCTGCTCGAGACCTTCGAGGCGCAGCACCTCCTCGACCAGGTCGGCGGGCTGCGTGAGATCGGGGCGCCACGACGGCGGCGTCACGACGAGCTGGCCGTGGCCGGTGTCGCTGACACCGACCTCGACGGTGCAGCCGATCTGTGTCAGCCGGCGGGCGGCGGTGCCGTTCGGGTAGGCCACGCCCGCAACCCGATCCGGCAGGTCGATGTCCATGCTGATCGGGGTCGACGGCGCGACGCCACCGACGTCGGTGAGGACCGGTTCGACCGTGCCGCCCGCGATCTCCGCGAGCAGCGCCGCGGCCCGCTCGAGTGCCGGCAGTGCGACGGCCGGGTCGACGACCCGCTCGTAACGCTTGCTGGCCTCGCTGATCAGCTTGTGTCGTCGCGACGTCTTGAACACGGCCAGCGGATCCCATGTGGCGGCCTCGAGCAGGATCTCGGTGGTGCCGGCACCGACCTCGGTGGATGCGCCGCCCATGACACCGGCCAGCGACACCACACCGGAGTCGTCGGCGATGACGACGTCCTCCGGGTCGAGGGTGCGTTCCACCTCGTCGAGGGTGGTGAGGGTCTCCCCCGCCTTCGCGCGACGCACCACGAGGCCGCCCCGGACCTTCGCGGCGTCGAACGCGTGCAACGGCTGCCCGAGCTCGAGCATCACGTAGTTGGTGACGTCGACGGCCGGTGAGATCGGACGCACACCCGACAGCAGCAGCCGACGCTGCAGCCACCACGGGCTCACCGCGGCCGGGTCGATGCCGGTGATCTTCCGGGCCGTGAACCGGGTGGCCTTCGATTCGGGTTCGAGCTGCACGGGCCACGCCTCGCCGCCGTCGGCGGGCAGCGCCGCCACGTCGGCAGGGTCGGCGAACGGCAGGTCGAAGCCGCACGCCAGCTCACGGGTGAGGCCGCGGACCGAGAAGCAGTAGCCGCGGTCCGGGGTGATGTTCAGTTCGATGACGGTGTCGCCCAGGCCCAGCAGCTCGTTGGCGTCGGTGCCCGGCTCCGCGGTGCCCGGCTCGAGCACCAGGATGCCCGAGTGGTCCTTGCCGATGCCCAGTTCGGACGCCGAGCACATCATGCCGTTCGACACCTTGCCGTACGTCTTGCGGGACGCGATCGCGAACCCGCCCGGCAGCACCGCGCCCGGCAGGGCCGCCACGACCAGGTCGCCCTCGGCGAAGTTCCGGGCACCGCACACGATCTCCTGCAGGGCGTCGCCGCCGACGTCGACCTTGCAGAACCGGATCGGCTTCTTGAACTCGGTGAGTTCCTCGATCTCGGCGACCCGGGCGACGACCAGCGGACCGGTCACCGGCTCGAGCGGATCGACCTCCTCGACCTCGAGGCCGACGCGGACGAACCCCGCGTCGAGTTCCTCGGCCGTCACATCCCAGTCGGGCGTCGCCCGCTGCAGGATCTCCGTCAGCCACGATTGCGCTACTCGCACGTCTACTCAGC from Prescottella sp. R16 includes these protein-coding regions:
- the pheT gene encoding phenylalanine--tRNA ligase subunit beta, with product MRVAQSWLTEILQRATPDWDVTAEELDAGFVRVGLEVEEVDPLEPVTGPLVVARVAEIEELTEFKKPIRFCKVDVGGDALQEIVCGARNFAEGDLVVAALPGAVLPGGFAIASRKTYGKVSNGMMCSASELGIGKDHSGILVLEPGTAEPGTDANELLGLGDTVIELNITPDRGYCFSVRGLTRELACGFDLPFADPADVAALPADGGEAWPVQLEPESKATRFTARKITGIDPAAVSPWWLQRRLLLSGVRPISPAVDVTNYVMLELGQPLHAFDAAKVRGGLVVRRAKAGETLTTLDEVERTLDPEDVVIADDSGVVSLAGVMGGASTEVGAGTTEILLEAATWDPLAVFKTSRRHKLISEASKRYERVVDPAVALPALERAAALLAEIAGGTVEPVLTDVGGVAPSTPISMDIDLPDRVAGVAYPNGTAARRLTQIGCTVEVGVSDTGHGQLVVTPPSWRPDLTQPADLVEEVLRLEGLEQIPSVLPHAPAGRGLTPQQRRRRAVGRMLAATGHVEVLPPVFLPHAVFDVWGLDADDPRRNTTKVLNPLEADRPELGTTLLPGMLEVLARNVSRGQRDLALYGVAQIVQPGADTKPVAALPVDRRPTDEQIAQLLASLPAQPLHVAVVLSGLREPSGPWGTGRAADASDAFEAVRTIADAAGVTVELRAAQYLPWHPGRCAEVVFDGTVVGHAGELHPAVLERAGLPARTCAVEIDLDALPVTEVLPAPRISPFPAVLQDVAVVVDATVPAADVEAALRTGGGDLLEDIRLFDVFEGEQVGEGRKSLAFALRFRGTDRTLTEDEASVARDAAVAAATEAVGAVLRG